One genomic region from Leptolyngbyaceae cyanobacterium JSC-12 encodes:
- a CDS encoding CP12 domain protein (IMG reference gene:2510095666~PFAM: CP12 domain) produces MSDIKQKIEEELQEARAVCDIKGSDSPECAAAWDAVEELQAEASHQRQVKPKNSFEQYCDDNPEAAECRIYDD; encoded by the coding sequence ATGAGTGATATTAAGCAGAAAATTGAAGAAGAACTGCAGGAAGCACGTGCAGTTTGTGACATTAAAGGCAGCGACTCTCCTGAGTGTGCTGCGGCCTGGGATGCAGTAGAAGAGTTGCAGGCTGAAGCTTCTCATCAACGTCAGGTTAAGCCCAAAAACTCATTTGAACAGTACTGTGACGATAATCCAGAAGCGGCTGAATGCCGTATTTACGATGATTGA
- a CDS encoding hypothetical protein (IMG reference gene:2510095665~PFAM: FIST C domain; FIST N domain), translating into MAAPIDSSMRWVSALSTRPSLESAIAEVVERTLAVLQHSADLGLIFISSAFTSEYPRLMPLLQEKLPNVPMIGCGGAGVIGMGNYSRAREIEGEPALSLTLAHLPGVLVHPFHLPPESLPDLDSSPDTWVDLVGVAPTQQPQFVLLAEPAFGRINDLLQGLDFAYPGSAKVGGLSSGGFGSNAGALFCNYQLHREGTVGVALMGNIVLDAIVAQGCRPIGQPFLVSEGERNIMLALEAQGEVTSNSFAGGAAVSQKGTPLEMLQDLIQNLSEEDRLLAQHSLFVGVAQSEFKQTLEQGDFLIRQLIGVDPRVGAIAIGDRIRPGQRIQFHLRDAKTSAEDLEAMLRRYQVNNPNSSSTAIGALMFSCTGRGEGLYGQSDFDSQLFTNYFPGVPLSGFFCNGEIGPVGGNTFLHGFTSVFGIFRQR; encoded by the coding sequence ATGGCTGCACCAATAGATAGCTCAATGCGTTGGGTTAGCGCATTGTCAACTCGTCCATCCCTAGAGTCGGCGATCGCTGAGGTTGTTGAGCGGACTCTGGCAGTACTTCAGCATTCAGCAGATCTAGGGCTGATCTTCATTTCCTCTGCGTTTACCAGTGAATATCCCCGACTCATGCCATTGCTCCAGGAGAAATTGCCCAACGTGCCAATGATTGGTTGTGGAGGGGCTGGCGTTATTGGTATGGGAAATTACAGTCGTGCTCGTGAAATTGAAGGGGAGCCTGCCCTTTCACTAACACTGGCACACTTACCTGGGGTTTTGGTGCATCCATTTCATCTTCCACCGGAATCACTCCCGGACTTAGACAGTTCTCCTGATACCTGGGTTGATTTAGTTGGGGTTGCTCCAACACAACAGCCCCAATTTGTGCTTCTCGCAGAGCCTGCATTTGGTCGGATTAATGATCTGCTCCAAGGGTTAGATTTTGCCTATCCTGGTTCGGCGAAAGTGGGAGGTTTATCCAGCGGGGGGTTTGGTAGTAATGCAGGGGCGTTATTCTGCAATTACCAACTGCATCGGGAGGGCACCGTTGGGGTGGCGCTGATGGGGAATATTGTGCTGGATGCGATTGTGGCGCAGGGTTGTCGTCCTATTGGTCAGCCGTTCCTGGTTTCAGAGGGTGAGCGGAATATTATGCTGGCACTAGAAGCTCAGGGTGAAGTGACCTCTAACTCGTTTGCTGGCGGAGCCGCGGTGTCTCAGAAGGGAACCCCATTGGAAATGCTGCAAGACCTGATTCAAAATTTAAGCGAGGAAGACCGATTGCTTGCACAACATTCCCTATTTGTGGGGGTGGCTCAAAGTGAATTTAAGCAGACGTTAGAACAGGGCGATTTTCTGATTCGTCAGTTAATTGGGGTTGATCCTCGCGTGGGGGCGATCGCAATTGGCGATCGCATTCGTCCAGGACAACGTATCCAGTTTCACCTACGGGATGCCAAAACTTCAGCCGAAGATTTGGAAGCAATGTTGCGACGCTACCAAGTCAACAACCCCAACAGTAGTAGCACGGCGATCGGTGCCTTAATGTTTTCTTGCACAGGACGAGGGGAGGGGCTGTATGGACAGTCCGATTTTGACTCGCAGCTATTCACGAACTACTTCCCAGGCGTTCCTCTCAGTGGTTTTTTCTGTAATGGAGAAATTGGTCCTGTCGGAGGGAATACTTTTCTCCATGGCTTTACTTCTGTCTTTGGAATCTTTCGGCAGCGCTAA
- a CDS encoding hypothetical protein (IMG reference gene:2510095668), translating into MNQLFRLERYTLKRLEEVLLVTAEVNGEIDQVLIFKGFSSSLMHPTAFDPDIPVLPENAVIIQIDRLESPYTPDSPRYIQQKLTWETMEPLLTQVGV; encoded by the coding sequence GTGAATCAACTTTTTCGATTAGAACGATACACATTGAAACGCCTTGAAGAAGTGTTGCTTGTGACGGCTGAAGTGAACGGAGAGATTGATCAAGTCCTGATCTTTAAAGGGTTTTCTAGTTCGCTCATGCACCCAACGGCATTCGATCCGGATATCCCTGTGTTACCTGAGAATGCAGTCATCATTCAGATTGATCGCCTGGAAAGTCCTTATACACCTGACTCTCCACGCTATATTCAGCAAAAATTGACCTGGGAAACCATGGAACCCCTACTTACTCAGGTTGGAGTTTAG
- a CDS encoding Protein of unknown function (DUF3177) (IMG reference gene:2510095667~PFAM: Protein of unknown function (DUF3177)), translating to MFMPSLPWLPSFVWTDYRLAVLLMVLSPLALLIQAFVQKNNAIQHLLAIYWRVASLLLITVYLFVGAYPIGFISGWFARILIPLSLWFWVDLNEEITEQPTNQLKLMFTSWRWAVSVYSVLGAIAQTPWLQCAFLPSQQMVANQVCRLWLEPPWAFREVFNAGMKPYTLGLLAMLALGAYVLCLGYFVFFRLGKQGRSAIGP from the coding sequence ATGTTTATGCCAAGCCTACCCTGGTTGCCGTCCTTTGTTTGGACTGACTACCGCCTTGCTGTACTGTTGATGGTACTTTCTCCGCTGGCGTTGCTGATCCAGGCTTTTGTTCAGAAAAACAACGCGATCCAGCATCTGCTGGCAATTTATTGGCGGGTTGCCAGTTTACTGCTTATCACAGTGTATTTGTTTGTAGGTGCTTATCCCATTGGTTTTATCTCTGGTTGGTTTGCTCGCATCTTGATTCCACTGTCCCTTTGGTTCTGGGTGGATTTGAATGAAGAGATCACCGAGCAGCCAACTAATCAGCTAAAGCTGATGTTTACGTCATGGCGGTGGGCAGTCTCTGTGTATTCTGTGCTCGGAGCGATCGCTCAAACTCCCTGGCTACAGTGTGCTTTCTTGCCATCTCAGCAGATGGTTGCAAATCAAGTGTGCCGTCTTTGGTTAGAACCTCCATGGGCGTTTCGCGAGGTGTTTAATGCAGGGATGAAACCCTATACACTAGGGTTGCTTGCGATGTTGGCATTAGGTGCATACGTACTGTGTTTAGGATATTTTGTTTTTTTCCGCTTAGGTAAACAGGGACGTTCTGCGATCGGGCCGTGA